The genomic window AACAGAGGGATTAGGGTTACCCAGATACATTCCGGAAGACAGTAATTATCCGGTGGTATGGGATGCCGAATCTCACAGGTACGAAGAGAGAATAAATGCGTTAAGACAGCAATTGAGATCGAAGGCGTGAGCCGAATATACCAGATTTGGGAAGCATCAAACAATTGGACCGGGGTGGAGGGTGTGCGGAGAGAACTGAAAACTGAATATACGAAACGCTTAAATATACATACAATATCTACAAgggatatatataaggCTTAGAGTAAAGGGCTCGAAAGTGTGTGGTTGTGTGATGGTGTCGGTGCAGGATTGTTgaggtggtggtggtggtggtcaTTAGATCATTTATAAGTTTTGTAATGAAGGTTCATGTTTATCGAACAATAAATGCTTTGCAAACTCGTAAGAGGTCCACGAGATGGCGGTGGCAGGGATGTTGGAGATGACTCTTGGCTGTAGGCCTCTCCAGAATCCTCTCCAGCCGTACGTCTGCCATATGGCAGTAGCTGCCTTTTTGAAGGTGTCTGCGTTCTTAAACGACTGGATATGGACCGAATCGCTTCCCCTGACCTGCAACACTGTTTTGATGCAGTCCAAAGGTGTAGTGACTGCAGCACAAGTGGCACCCGCTATACCACCGCAGAGGCAGTGGATCCAAGGGTTATATGCATTAGTTGGGTTGAAGAATTTTGTGCTGGACTCGTAAATGACAAAGTTCAATGCGGCGAACGGGATGTTCATGGCCAACGTAGTTGGATAACTGTAGAAAAATGCCTTGGCACCCTCGTTTCTGTAGATGTTAGCTGCCATTCTCCACATCGACGAGTCCTTGCTCTTTGACTGTAGCTGGAGTCTCTGTTTAATTGTGTCGAACGGGTTCATCAATGCGTCCGCAGCTACCGTGGCCGCGACACCGCTCATTGCCGTTTTTAGGGGCTGGTGTGTGTTGATATCCTTCGCATCGATCAAGTTCTCTTTGCAAAACTCGTATGTCGCAAAGTATACCGCGTGTGCTGGACCTGCGCCCATCACCATCGATTGCACACCTCTCCATAGCGCGAGAGATCCTTCTGTCGACGATATCCTCGATATCTGCTGCAAAATGGTATCTGCGCGTGCGACGCTCGAGCCACGTActgctgctgatgctgCCGCTGCTGACCCAGAGGAAGCTGCGGCCGCCTTCATCTCCGATACTGCCTGCATTCTCGTCTTCAACGCATCGATTGGAAACATTATCGAGTGTTCCATGATCCCGGCAAACGCACCAGCAAGCAATTGGTACGAGAGAGGAGCTGTATCTGGCAGAGCTTCATAGTCTATTTCAATCTCCTGGACTTCAGGTACTTCAGGAGCTCCTAGTGCAGCTGGCTGCGAGCTAGACATCTCTCTCAAATGTGGGTGTATGTGTGGAAAAGGGCCCTATAACTATGatataaaaagaaaattaaagCCTGCTCTTGCTAGCCACAGCGAAATGTCAGTGTTCAAGGAATAGTGGGAGGGGCCTAAAATATGATACAAAACAAATCAGATCAGACAGAACTCACAATTCGATGaaatctctctctcttttatcaAACTAAACCAACGCAACCTGgttatttcttttgcaaTGCTGAAATAGAGTTTAGTTTGTTCAAGCAGAAGCCAAGTGAAGCCAAACTTTTCATgaaaaaaactgaaaatgaaaaagcGAAAGCGAATTTTTTCAGCATGGGAAAGCAGAGGAAAGGCACAAGAAATAGGCAAGATACAAGAGGCAAGAGGCAAGAGGCAAGAGACAAGTCCGAGCAGAGTTATTTCCGCTGCTGGCTGTGTGGTTGTTTATGTGtagtacttttttttttttgtttttttttgtatagtTCTAGAGAACTAGATTAGTTTGTTTAGTAATTGTGCGCATTCATTGATGAATCATGAGTGTGTGATTCATGCTGGAACGCATTTGCGTGCGGCTTGCCGGTGGTACAGCAGATAGAGAGCATAGTATAGAATGGTATAGTAAGTACAGCTTTCTTTAGCTTGTGGTAGGGTAGGCAGGGCAGGTGCTGGGCACCAGAGCGCGGTAGCGCCGCACACCTGTGTTAAAAAAGCTTAAAAGAAGACAGAACACCCATGCACCACGGCGTATCTGCTTCTTTGGTGTTTCTGGACTCTTTTCTTGTGTTAGTCAGGTGTCCTGGCCtgggaaaaagaaacggGAAAAGGCCACCcctgttacccgggggaACCAGGAACCAGGAACCAGGAAACAGGAAACAGGAAACaggaaacaagaaacaagaaacaagaaacacccggttttctttttttcttgggGGGGGAGGAATGGTAAATGGCCGTCACGTGACCTGGGCCCAACATCCTTTGTCTGTTCACttggctggctggctggctggctgcCAGCCAGCCTTCACTTGGATGGAGGAAGGATATCTTGAGTATCTTGGATGTGTTTCAGCTGGCCTGGCCTTGTGCGTTCCGGCCGTCCCCTGTTCCCCTGTTCCCCAGGATTCCTGTCCCCCAGGACTCCTCCACAGAACGCTATGGAAATCGCTGAATTAACCCGGGGGAAACCGTAACGGGTTCTACCCTATACATTGTACATCCAAACTACGTAATCGACAGGCCATTGTCACTGCCATTTCGACCGAGTCCTGCGCCCAAGTCCTGCCCCAAGTCCTGCCCCAAGTCCTGCGCCGTCGGGCCGCGCCTTCGGGCCGCGCCCACAGCTTGCTCCGGCCCCTCCTCGTCACGTCACACCACACACACTCACACTCAGCCGTATCTCGCAGGCAGCGCAGGCAGCGAAGGCAGCTCAGCGCAGCGCAAAGAGACCGCCCCGGGTTACCTGTGCCCGCGTTACCCGGCCCCCCCCATTTTACCTTCCTcccctctctctctgtaCTGAATTTCTGAATTTCtgaatttattttttggaaatcctggaaaaagattttgttattctttttttttttttttttttcttctgccTGGTCTGCCCGGTCGTTTCTTTTCGCGTTTCCTATATGATTTTGTCTTCCCACATTGCGCATTGCACCGAAACAGAGACGTATGTTAGTAGATAGCATCATATAGCATTGTATCTTCCGACTTGTGAGTAAATGTGAGAGCGTTGTGTATGaatgtgtgtatgtgtatgtgtgtttatgtatatatatatataggtGTATGAGGTTgagtcagtcagtcagtcgATAGTCAAGATTTGTTCCGTATTTGTTTGGTATTTCCTGATTCCTACTAGCATCTCagttccaattccaattacaattccaatttgaatctgaatctCTGAACTTTATCATGTCAGTTTGTCAGACTAACCCGTTGAACACTCTAGTATCCAAGTCGTCAGGGTACCGGTTTGGCGCCCCACAGGACCTCCAGCCCGGCCAGAGTCGCCAGGATGGCCGCGTTTCGCAGTTGGACAGACAGTTTGCCGGTTTTACACAGGACTCGATGGCTgctggagcagcagcagcagttggAGCGCCTTCAGTAGTGCCTGTTGGATCTCGAGCCGGGGCCCCAGGGCCGGGGCTGCAAAGCCAGGGTCAGGGCCACGCTGGTGGGCCCGATGCCGCCTGGATCGACCAGTTCGCCAAGATGCAGGTCCGCGACAGGGCCGCATTCTCAGATGAGTACAAGCGGATGTACTCGCAATACGAGTCACGTGgtatatcacgtgacccaCTGGCCCAGGCGTCCCGGTTCGCAAACCTTAACACCAGCGGCAGCAACAACATGAACATGAGCGTATCCATGGCGGTCCCCAGACCGCTAGCAGCAGCTGCTACCGCCCGCCAGTTGGACGAACAGCTCGAAGACCAGCTCGACGAACAGCTCGACGAACAGCTCGAGGCACAGTTCGCAGAAATAGAAAGACAagaacagcagcaacagcagcagcaacagcagcagcaacaacaagaacagcaacaacaacagctcGCCCTCGACCAGGACCAGCTCCAGCTCAAAGAAGCCGCTCAGTCCATTTACACAACCCTCTCCTCGAACTCAACGCCCAACAACGCAAAATTCTCAAACTCAAAGTTCCTAGGACTAATGAGAAACATCAGCGACGGTGTCGTCACCATCAAAAAGGACCGCGAACAGGATAAATATACGGAATTATATTCTCCTTCCACCGGCGAAACCTTTGGCGAAGAATACTTCCCGATCCAGGACGACGTCACAAGCGATCCTCTACATTCGATAGACGATTTATCCAACATGAGCTCCTCCGAGGCAGCCGCACATGTGTTCCGCGATGCAGTGTGAACGCTCCTCTCTTTTTCTCCCTTACTCCAAAACTAACGCTCAATTAATGAATGTGTGTATCTATATCTGCGCATCTATatatgtttatatatatccatGCATATGCATCCAAGCGTGGTGGGAATCTTTTTACATGTACTTCGCAAAAACCTCACAAGGCATGCATCTCGACATCGCCCGTGACATGCTGGCCGTGTTTACTACCAGAATCCGCATCTGTAGTAGTGCTTGCCGTGGTAGGCGTGCCATCcgcttcttcctcttcttcaatgccTACCAATCCAAGCCCCTGCTTGAACTCGTTCACAAGCGACCATATAGAGCTCGTTGGGGCAACGGCACTTTCTTGCTCGCGTTTCTTTGGGCCTGATCCTGGGCCTGATCCTGGGCCTGATCCTGGGCCAGAGACTTCGCTCGCCTCGCTAGTCGTCTCGCTTTGCTCCCCGGACTCCGCATCCATCATACGCAATTTCGTTTCCATCGTGCCCTGGATCATTTGGTCAAACTGACTGAGAAGCGACACAGATTTCGACCATAAGGACGCTGGTTTCTTGCTTTGGTTCGCTGCAATGCCGCTATTCCCCGAGGACGTGGAATTTCCTCTGCTCATGCTATAATTCTTCTCGTACTGATGTCCTGTGCCGACTAGCTCGCtaaccttcttcttcaattgttgTAATTCAGCCGCTGTTTGCTGTATCATTCGATCCTCGGCCTTAATCTGCCTGAAAAGATCGTGCATCTTTCTTGTCCTCTCCAATATCTCCAGTTCTTTATTCGCTAGCGATTGAAGTAATGCATCTACATCTTCTGCGTTGCTGGGAGACCGGTTCCCAGTAGAAATATTGTTTTGGCTTTGCGATTGGTTCGAATTCAAATCAAGGCCatggccttggccttgaCCTTGACCTTGgttattgatattattactattattatttgcGTTCAAATTGGATGTCTCCTGGCCCGAAACCTCTTGGCCCGAAGTCTCAAACGGCAAAGTTAAAGCCAAGTCCGTGTCTACTTTCTCTAACATCGCAGAATTGATGCTTCCAATGCTGGATCTAACCGATTGCTGCCCATCGCTGCATTCCCCAGTATTCCTCCGGTTTCTGCCCAGCGGTGTCCACGACATATCACCATTTTTCCCActttgctgctgctgatgctgCTGCAATTGTTGAAACTGCaattgctgttgctgttgcttcTGCTCAGGAGACATTAATGGAGTTATCAAAGACCGCCGTTTCCACGTATTACTCCTCCGGATCCGATTCTCCTtactcttctcttctctctcgCCAGCACTTATCACCGCATCTTCCTTCAATGGATGCGACTCTGATCGCGATGGATTCACCTTAGTCGGTGTCACTTGTAACTGTATCCCCTTACTACTCCTCATACTACCCCCATCGCTCGAAGCCTCCATTTTCACCTTTGTGTCCAACCCATTAGCCTTATCCTGAGTCTCAATGAATTCTTCCACTGCGTCTCGATCCATCATCACTAATTAtcagaacaaaaaaaaaaaataaatcaCTTGAAATTGACCAGCAACTATACTAAAAGACGTTTCCAACGTGCCAAAACCACCTCTATGCTCCACTGTTCTACCTTTTTCTCCCTCTTTTAATGTCTTTCCAACCTTTTTTTAGATATATTTTGTCCATCTTCGCTATTTTGTATACatctgctttttttttccttcttacATTGTTCAATGTTCTATGATACAAAGCGACGAAACTTTAGAATGTATCATACGTAAACATGAACCTGAACCAAACACTCTTACGTGAAATGGGAAAAGAGACGCGATACTAAAGGTTAAAAAGGCGCTAGAAGTGCTATAACATAGCTTGTAGTTACTTATCTACAGCTGAGAACTATAGAAAGTGGAAAATACTGCTAGAAAATACGCGTAAAATGGCACCGCACTTTAAGTTTgggaagaagcagaaggTCAAGAAAGAGGAGACTTTGTCTGCGTCTCCGGTATCAAATAGCACGCCAAGCTCTTCAAACACATCCCAATCGGAGGCATGGCATCCTGGACAATCAATTACGCCTACAAAGGGGAAGCAAAACTACCCTAGGCCCAATGGGGAACGAATTATGGTTGATCCAGTGCAAAAAAGGTCAGTGTCGACCCAAAGCACTTTGCAGCAGCATGTATACACGCCATGGAACAGGGTGAGACTTGAGAAGTCGCCTTTCCCGAGATATAGACATGTGGCCAGTTCCTATGCGACAGATCAAGGGGAGTTGTTTGTCATTGGTGGTTTACACGATCAATCTGTGTACGGCGATACGTGGATTATTAAGTCTATAGATAACGGGACGCGTTTTAGGTCTGTGGCTATTCCTATTTCAGATTCGACACCGCCTCCTAGAGTTGGTCATGCGTCGACTCTTTGTGGGAACGCGTTTGTAATTTTCGGTGGGGACACTCATAAGGTGAACGAGGCAGGTTtgatggatgatgatgtttatttgtttaaCATCAATTCGCATAAGTGGACTATTCCAAAGCCGCAGGGTCCTAGACCTTTGGGTCGGTATGGCCATAAGATCAGCATCATTGCTGCGAATCCAATGAAAACTAAGTTGTATGTTTTCGGTGGTCAATTTGACGACACGTATTTCAACGATCTAGCGGTGTATGATCTTTCTTCGTTCAGGAGACCTGATTCGCACTGGGAGTTCATCAAACCGGATACATTTATGCCTCCGCCATTGACAAATCATACCATGGTGTCTTACGACAATAAATTGTGGGTATTTGGTGGTGATACGCCTCAGGGTTTGACTAATGAGTTGTTCATGTTTGATCCCAACGTGAACGACTGGACCGTAGTAAAAACCACTGGGGCCCAGCCACCACCGGTTCAAGAGCATGCAGCTGTTATTTATCGCGATCTCATGTGTGTGTTTGGTGGTAAGGATGCTCAGGATAACTACTCTCAGTCAACATATTTCTTAAACTTGAAAAGCCTCAAGTGGTTTAAGTTCCCAGCGTTCAACAATATGATTCCAAGGGCCAGATCAGGTCATTCCTTGACTCTATTAGGAAATAACAAGCTGTTGATCATGGGAGGTGACAAATTTGATTATGCATTTGCAAGTCAAACGGATTTGCGTACCTCAGATGTAGATATGGGCGCGGGCACTATTGTCTACACTCTTGATTTAACCAAGTTGCACGAGTTGTGCCCCGGCATATTCCATGTCGAGGGACTTGCCTCTCAGGACAACTTTACCACCCCGGTGCtaaaatcaaattcaagatttgatgatattaaaaacaaagaagTATCCATCCTGTCACCAGATGTATCGAGTAGCATCAACAGTTCAAATTTAATAACCACACCTTCAACAAGAAAGGCTTCGGAATCTGTTCCAACATCTGTATCAACAAACAAGCCCAAATCACCTGTTCCAGCAAGAGATATAAACGCGGAACCACCTAGGGTGCTTTCACTTCAATCACACCGTAGCTCGGATACCCAAAGTGATACAGACCCAGACGTTGGGTCTGTAGAAGTTGTTCAATACGGAACCTCGCCAGAAAGAGGAGATGTTAAGAGATATGCAGTCACAGATAATAAGGCTGTTCCAGAAATTCCAACAACACCTAATACTCCTGTGACGCCAGGGTTACAAACAGCAGCCGCTATAGCTGCTGTCGTTGCTGGCGAGACCAAACCCAAACCAACAGCCGATTCCATTGGAGAGCCCCAAGTTTCTGAGCTCCCACATTCTCAACAACGTGAAATCAAACCCGCTGTACATGATCAAAGAGATATTTTGGCACCCGCTGGagctaataataatatggACTCGACACCCACAATTACTTTAAGCGAACCTGCTCGTGTTGTATCGGAAAAATCTGATCCGATCAACAAtagcaacagcagcagcaataacaataacaataacaataacaatcTACTAAAGGAACTTTTGTCGGAGTTGAAACAGTTGAAGGAAGACACTGTGATTA from Kluyveromyces marxianus DMKU3-1042 DNA, complete genome, chromosome 6 includes these protein-coding regions:
- the MRS4 gene encoding mitochondrial RNA-splicing protein MRS4, whose product is MSSSQPAALGAPEVPEVQEIEIDYEALPDTAPLSYQLLAGAFAGIMEHSIMFPIDALKTRMQAVSEMKAAAASSGSAAAASAAVRGSSVARADTILQQISRISSTEGSLALWRGVQSMVMGAGPAHAVYFATYEFCKENLIDAKDINTHQPLKTAMSGVAATVAADALMNPFDTIKQRLQLQSKSKDSSMWRMAANIYRNEGAKAFFYSYPTTLAMNIPFAALNFVIYESSTKFFNPTNAYNPWIHCLCGGIAGATCAAVTTPLDCIKTVLQVRGSDSVHIQSFKNADTFKKAATAIWQTYGWRGFWRGLQPRVISNIPATAISWTSYEFAKHLLFDKHEPSLQNL
- the TDA11 gene encoding Tda11p; protein product: MMDRDAVEEFIETQDKANGLDTKVKMEASSDGGSMRSSKGIQLQVTPTKVNPSRSESHPLKEDAVISAGEREEKSKENRIRRSNTWKRRSLITPLMSPEQKQQQQQLQFQQLQQHQQQQSGKNGDMSWTPLGRNRRNTGECSDGQQSVRSSIGSINSAMLEKVDTDLALTLPFETSGQEVSGQETSNLNANNNSNNINNQGQGQGQGHGLDLNSNQSQSQNNISTGNRSPSNAEDVDALLQSLANKELEILERTRKMHDLFRQIKAEDRMIQQTAAELQQLKKKVSELVGTGHQYEKNYSMSRGNSTSSGNSGIAANQSKKPASLWSKSVSLLSQFDQMIQGTMETKLRMMDAESGEQSETTSEASEVSGPGSGPGSGPGSGPKKREQESAVAPTSSIWSLVNEFKQGLGLVGIEEEEEADGTPTTASTTTDADSGSKHGQHVTGDVEMHAL
- the PEX21 gene encoding Pex21p, coding for MSVCQTNPLNTLVSKSSGYRFGAPQDLQPGQSRQDGRVSQLDRQFAGFTQDSMAAGAAAAVGAPSVVPVGSRAGAPGPGLQSQGQGHAGGPDAAWIDQFAKMQVRDRAAFSDEYKRMYSQYESRGISRDPLAQASRFANLNTSGSNNMNMSVSMAVPRPLAAAATARQLDEQLEDQLDEQLDEQLEAQFAEIERQEQQQQQQQQQQQQQEQQQQQLALDQDQLQLKEAAQSIYTTLSSNSTPNNAKFSNSKFLGLMRNISDGVVTIKKDREQDKYTELYSPSTGETFGEEYFPIQDDVTSDPLHSIDDLSNMSSSEAAAHVFRDAV
- the KEL1 gene encoding kelch repeat-containing protein 1, translating into MAPHFKFGKKQKVKKEETLSASPVSNSTPSSSNTSQSEAWHPGQSITPTKGKQNYPRPNGERIMVDPVQKRSVSTQSTLQQHVYTPWNRVRLEKSPFPRYRHVASSYATDQGELFVIGGLHDQSVYGDTWIIKSIDNGTRFRSVAIPISDSTPPPRVGHASTLCGNAFVIFGGDTHKVNEAGLMDDDVYLFNINSHKWTIPKPQGPRPLGRYGHKISIIAANPMKTKLYVFGGQFDDTYFNDLAVYDLSSFRRPDSHWEFIKPDTFMPPPLTNHTMVSYDNKLWVFGGDTPQGLTNELFMFDPNVNDWTVVKTTGAQPPPVQEHAAVIYRDLMCVFGGKDAQDNYSQSTYFLNLKSLKWFKFPAFNNMIPRARSGHSLTLLGNNKLLIMGGDKFDYAFASQTDLRTSDVDMGAGTIVYTLDLTKLHELCPGIFHVEGLASQDNFTTPVLKSNSRFDDIKNKEVSILSPDVSSSINSSNLITTPSTRKASESVPTSVSTNKPKSPVPARDINAEPPRVLSLQSHRSSDTQSDTDPDVGSVEVVQYGTSPERGDVKRYAVTDNKAVPEIPTTPNTPVTPGLQTAAAIAAVVAGETKPKPTADSIGEPQVSELPHSQQREIKPAVHDQRDILAPAGANNNMDSTPTITLSEPARVVSEKSDPINNSNSSSNNNNNNNNNLLKELLSELKQLKEDTVISANRANQRITELELENAELKQFNQLSHLNDMIKYQAEVIAELQSDSNYKEKYMELQSKYRLLDDKYQLASKELKSKETFINENIKKYSESIDSTIAQVKQRQAMKSPSSPLNRRRDSLNELTSKLNQMMIENKELTNSKEQLFKEYSKLKNEHSQVSLDLSATNESLLDIENNYKSVMDSLRTSGNAIEKLQHEVLKLKKENARLESELEQRGSNSSGSSNDTHYQLKIKDLRAELFIIKEERDSLKEDIMTLKKKLLDVAPSPSL